A single region of the Leptothrix cholodnii SP-6 genome encodes:
- the pcaF gene encoding 3-oxoadipyl-CoA thiolase has protein sequence MTHAYICDAIRTPFGRYGGALSSVRADDLGAIPIAALMARNPGVDWAQVTDVLYGCANQAGEDNRNVARMSALLAGLPLDVPGSTINRLCGSGMDAVGTAARAIRAGEAGLMIAGGVESMSRAPFVMPKAESAFSRSNAVYDTTIGWRFVNKLMKAQYGVDSMPETAENVATDFGIDRTAQDRMALASQLKAVAAQKSGYFDAEITPVTIAQKKGDAVVVSKDEHPRETSIESLAKLKGVVRPDGTVTAGNASGVNDGACALLLASETVAAMNGLTPRARVVGMATAGVAPRIMGFGPAPATRRVLALTGLRLDQMDVIELNEAFAAQGLAVLRDLGLADDDARVNPNGGAIALGHPLGASGARLVTTAINQLHRIKGHYALCTMCIGVGQGIALIVERV, from the coding sequence ATGACCCACGCCTACATCTGCGACGCCATCCGCACGCCCTTCGGCCGCTACGGCGGCGCGCTGTCATCGGTGCGCGCCGACGACCTCGGCGCCATCCCGATCGCCGCGCTGATGGCGCGCAACCCGGGCGTCGACTGGGCCCAGGTCACCGACGTGCTCTACGGCTGCGCCAACCAGGCCGGCGAGGACAACCGCAACGTCGCCCGCATGTCCGCGCTGCTGGCCGGCCTGCCGCTGGACGTGCCGGGCTCGACCATCAACCGCCTGTGCGGCTCGGGCATGGATGCCGTGGGCACGGCCGCGCGCGCGATCCGCGCCGGCGAGGCCGGCCTGATGATCGCCGGCGGCGTCGAGAGCATGAGCCGCGCACCGTTCGTGATGCCCAAGGCCGAGAGCGCGTTCAGCCGCAGCAACGCGGTCTACGACACCACCATCGGCTGGCGTTTCGTCAACAAGCTGATGAAGGCGCAGTACGGCGTCGACTCGATGCCCGAGACGGCCGAGAACGTCGCCACCGATTTCGGCATCGACCGCACCGCGCAGGACCGCATGGCGCTGGCCTCGCAGCTGAAGGCGGTGGCGGCGCAGAAGTCGGGCTACTTCGACGCCGAGATCACGCCGGTGACGATCGCGCAGAAGAAGGGCGATGCGGTCGTCGTTTCGAAGGACGAACACCCGCGCGAGACCTCGATCGAATCGCTCGCCAAGCTCAAGGGCGTGGTGCGCCCGGACGGCACGGTGACGGCCGGCAATGCGTCCGGCGTCAACGACGGCGCCTGCGCGCTGCTGCTGGCCAGCGAGACCGTCGCGGCGATGAACGGCCTGACGCCGCGCGCCCGCGTGGTCGGCATGGCCACCGCCGGCGTGGCGCCGCGCATCATGGGTTTCGGCCCGGCACCGGCCACCCGCCGCGTGCTGGCGCTGACCGGCCTGCGGCTCGACCAGATGGACGTGATCGAGCTCAACGAAGCCTTCGCCGCGCAGGGCCTGGCGGTGCTGCGCGACCTCGGCCTGGCCGACGACGATGCGCGTGTCAATCCGAACGGCGGCGCCATCGCGCTGGGCCATCCGCTGGGTGCCAGCGGTGCACGGCTGGTGACCACGGCGATCAACCAGCTGCATCGCATCAAGGGCCACTACGCGCTGTGCACGATGTGCATTGGCGTCGGGCAAGGGATTGCGCTGATCGTCGAGCGGGTCTGA
- the boxA gene encoding benzoyl-CoA 2,3-epoxidase subunit BoxA has product MNAPTDAAVIKQHLIDPEICIRCNTCEAICPVQAITHDSRNYVVDAVKCNLCMACISPCPTGSIDNWRTMPRVVAYSIEDQFGWDELPAELTADQLAEAGVSADAAPALEPVTPSLPAAATGETAFNSAQYGASLPPWSAAHAYTNLYGAKAAEKSITATVTGNVRVTEVGTQAGHDYDTHHIVLDFGAMPFPVLEGQSIGIVPPGVDAKGRPHHARQYSIASPRNGERPGYNNLSLTIKRVLEDHAGNAVRGVGSNYMCDLQVGDKVQVIGPFGASFLMPNHPRSNIVMICTGTGSAPMRAMTEWRRRLRSSGKFEGGKLMLFFGARTKEELPYFGPLQNLPKDFIDLHFAFSRTPGQPKRYVQDLMRERAADLAPLLADPNTCFYVCGLKSMEEGVVLALRDVAQQAGLNWDTVGAALKQQGRLHLETY; this is encoded by the coding sequence ATGAACGCCCCCACCGACGCCGCCGTCATCAAGCAACACCTGATCGACCCCGAGATCTGCATCCGCTGCAACACCTGCGAGGCGATCTGCCCGGTGCAGGCGATCACGCACGACTCGCGCAACTACGTGGTCGACGCGGTCAAGTGCAACCTGTGCATGGCCTGCATCTCGCCCTGCCCGACCGGCTCGATCGACAACTGGCGCACCATGCCACGCGTGGTGGCCTACAGCATCGAGGATCAGTTCGGCTGGGACGAACTGCCGGCTGAACTGACCGCCGACCAGTTGGCCGAGGCCGGCGTGTCCGCCGATGCGGCGCCTGCGCTCGAACCCGTCACGCCGTCGCTGCCGGCTGCGGCCACGGGCGAGACGGCGTTCAACAGCGCGCAGTACGGCGCGTCGCTGCCGCCCTGGTCGGCCGCGCATGCCTACACCAACCTCTACGGCGCCAAGGCGGCCGAGAAGTCGATCACCGCCACCGTGACCGGCAACGTGCGCGTCACCGAGGTCGGCACCCAGGCCGGCCACGACTACGACACCCACCACATCGTGCTCGACTTCGGCGCGATGCCCTTCCCGGTGCTCGAAGGCCAGTCGATCGGCATCGTGCCACCCGGTGTCGACGCCAAGGGCCGCCCGCACCATGCCCGCCAGTATTCGATCGCCAGCCCGCGCAACGGCGAGCGGCCGGGCTACAACAACCTGTCGCTGACCATCAAGCGGGTGCTCGAAGATCACGCCGGCAACGCCGTGCGCGGCGTCGGCAGCAACTACATGTGCGACCTGCAGGTGGGCGACAAGGTGCAGGTGATCGGGCCGTTCGGCGCGAGCTTCCTGATGCCCAACCATCCGCGCAGCAACATCGTGATGATCTGCACCGGCACCGGCTCGGCGCCGATGCGGGCGATGACCGAATGGCGCCGCCGTCTGCGCAGTTCGGGCAAGTTCGAGGGCGGCAAGCTGATGCTGTTCTTCGGCGCGCGCACCAAGGAGGAGCTGCCCTACTTCGGCCCGCTGCAGAACCTGCCGAAGGATTTCATCGACCTGCACTTCGCCTTCTCCCGCACGCCGGGCCAGCCCAAGCGCTACGTGCAGGACCTGATGCGCGAACGCGCCGCCGACCTGGCGCCGCTGCTGGCCGACCCGAACACCTGCTTCTACGTCTGCGGCTTGAAGAGCATGGAAGAAGGCGTGGTGCTGGCGCTGCGCGACGTGGCGCAGCAGGCCGGGCTGAACTGGGACACGGTCGGTGCCGCGCTGAAGCAGCAGGGCCGCCTGCACCTCGAAACCTATTGA
- the boxB gene encoding benzoyl-CoA 2,3-epoxidase subunit BoxB, whose product MSNIDYSEKIPNNVNLGEDRTLKRALEQWQPNYLEWWKDMGPDGSQDFDVYLRTAVSVDPQGWAQFGHVKMPDYRWGIFLNPAEKDRKIHFGDHKGQDAWQDVPGEYRANLRRIIVTQGDTEPASVEQQRHLGLTAPSQYDLRNLFQVNVEEGRHLWAMVYLLHKYFGRDGREEGEALLERRSGQQDNPRILEAFNEETPDWLSFFMFTYFTDRDGKFQLCALAESSFDPLARTTKFMLTEEAHHMFVGESGISRVISRTCAAMNELKTDDPAKLRAAGVIDLPTIQRYLNFHFSVTIDLFGTDESSNAATFYSTGLKGRFEEGKRNDDHLLKGQTYRVLNVQNGQLSEKEVPMLNALNEVLRDDYIKDSVGGVERWNKVIEKAGIPFRLKVPHKAFHRNIGALKSVKVSPDGRVISEAEWAAHVDQWLPSGGDRAFVASLMGRVVEPGKFANWIAPPVMGINRQPVDFEYVRFN is encoded by the coding sequence ATGTCCAACATCGACTACAGCGAGAAGATCCCCAACAACGTCAACCTCGGCGAAGACCGCACGCTCAAGCGCGCGCTCGAGCAGTGGCAGCCCAACTACCTCGAATGGTGGAAGGACATGGGCCCGGATGGCTCGCAGGATTTCGACGTCTATCTGCGCACCGCGGTGAGCGTCGACCCGCAGGGCTGGGCCCAGTTCGGCCACGTCAAGATGCCCGATTACCGCTGGGGCATCTTCCTGAACCCGGCCGAGAAGGACCGCAAGATCCATTTCGGCGACCACAAGGGCCAGGACGCCTGGCAGGACGTGCCCGGCGAATACCGCGCCAACCTGCGCCGCATCATCGTCACGCAAGGTGACACCGAGCCGGCCTCGGTCGAGCAGCAGCGCCATCTGGGCCTGACCGCACCGAGCCAGTACGACCTGCGCAATCTGTTCCAGGTCAACGTCGAAGAAGGCCGCCACCTGTGGGCGATGGTCTACCTGCTGCACAAGTACTTCGGCCGCGACGGCCGTGAAGAAGGCGAAGCGCTGCTGGAGCGCCGCAGCGGTCAGCAGGACAACCCGCGCATCCTGGAAGCCTTCAATGAAGAGACGCCCGACTGGCTGTCGTTCTTCATGTTCACGTACTTCACCGACCGCGACGGCAAGTTCCAGCTGTGCGCATTGGCCGAGTCGAGCTTCGACCCGCTGGCGCGCACCACCAAGTTCATGCTGACCGAAGAGGCGCACCACATGTTCGTGGGCGAGTCGGGCATCAGCCGCGTCATCAGCCGCACCTGCGCGGCGATGAACGAACTGAAGACCGACGATCCGGCCAAGCTGCGCGCCGCCGGCGTGATCGACCTGCCGACGATCCAGCGTTATCTGAACTTCCATTTCAGCGTGACGATCGACCTGTTCGGCACCGACGAGTCGAGCAATGCGGCCACCTTCTATTCGACCGGCCTGAAAGGCCGTTTCGAAGAAGGCAAGCGCAATGACGACCATCTGCTCAAGGGCCAGACCTATCGCGTGCTGAACGTGCAGAACGGCCAATTGAGCGAGAAGGAAGTGCCGATGCTCAATGCACTCAATGAAGTGCTGCGCGACGACTACATCAAGGACAGCGTCGGTGGTGTCGAGCGCTGGAACAAGGTGATCGAGAAGGCCGGCATTCCGTTCAGGCTGAAGGTGCCGCACAAGGCTTTCCACCGCAACATCGGCGCGCTCAAGAGCGTCAAGGTGTCGCCGGATGGTCGCGTGATCTCCGAAGCCGAATGGGCGGCGCACGTCGACCAGTGGCTGCCTTCGGGTGGCGACCGCGCCTTCGTCGCCAGCCTGATGGGCCGCGTGGTCGAGCCGGGCAAGTTCGCCAACTGGATCGCCCCGCCGGTGATGGGCATCAACCGCCAGCCGGTGGATTTCGAGTACGTGCGATTCAACTGA
- the boxC gene encoding 2,3-epoxybenzoyl-CoA dihydrolase, with protein sequence MSTTAPVSRVDYQTHPSQYRHWKLSFEGSVATLAADFDENAGLRPGYKLKLNSYDLGVDIELNDAINRVRFEHPEVRTVVLTSAKEKVFCSGANIFMLGVSSHAWKVNFCKFTNETRNGFEDSSANSGLKFLAAVNGACAGGGYELALACDEIILVDDRSSAVSLPEVPLLGVLPGTGGLTRVTDKRKVRHDLADIFCTTTEGVRGKKAKDWRLVDDIVKPAAFAAKVQERALELAALSDRPADGKGVTLGRLECTIEADALRYSNVTVEIDRTKRTATWTVKAPTGAQPTDIAGIEAAGAAWYPLQMARELEDAILQMRTNELEIGTWLIKTEGDAAGVLAMDATLLAHKDHWLVRETTGLLRRTLSRLDVSSRSLFALIEAGSCFAGTFLELALACDRSYQLALPDDEARTPRITVAETNFGLYPMVTGQSRLGRRFYDEAEPMAAVRAAIGQPLDADAAFALGLVTSNPDDIDWADETRIVIEERVAMSPDALTGMEANLRFNGPENMFTRVFGRLTAWQNWIFQRPNAVGEKGALKVYGKGDKAAFDWNRV encoded by the coding sequence GTGAGCACCACCGCCCCCGTCAGCCGCGTCGACTACCAGACCCACCCGTCGCAATACCGTCACTGGAAGCTGAGCTTCGAGGGCTCGGTCGCCACGCTGGCCGCCGATTTCGATGAAAACGCCGGCCTGCGCCCGGGCTACAAGCTCAAGCTCAACAGCTACGACCTGGGCGTGGACATCGAGCTCAACGACGCCATCAACCGCGTGCGTTTCGAACACCCCGAAGTGCGCACCGTGGTGCTGACCAGCGCCAAGGAAAAGGTCTTCTGCTCGGGCGCCAACATCTTCATGCTGGGTGTTTCGAGCCACGCCTGGAAGGTGAACTTCTGCAAGTTCACCAACGAGACCCGCAACGGCTTCGAAGACTCCTCGGCCAACTCGGGCCTGAAGTTCCTGGCCGCCGTCAACGGCGCCTGCGCCGGCGGCGGTTACGAGCTGGCACTGGCCTGCGACGAGATCATCCTGGTCGACGACCGCTCCAGCGCCGTCAGCCTGCCCGAAGTGCCGCTGCTGGGCGTGCTGCCCGGCACCGGCGGCCTGACCCGCGTGACCGACAAGCGCAAGGTGCGCCACGACCTGGCCGACATCTTCTGCACCACCACCGAAGGCGTGCGTGGCAAGAAGGCCAAGGACTGGCGCCTGGTCGACGACATCGTCAAGCCGGCCGCGTTTGCCGCCAAGGTGCAGGAGCGTGCACTCGAACTGGCCGCGCTGAGCGACCGCCCGGCCGACGGCAAGGGCGTGACGCTGGGCCGCCTCGAATGCACGATCGAAGCCGACGCGCTGCGTTATTCGAACGTCACAGTCGAGATCGACCGCACCAAGCGCACCGCCACCTGGACCGTCAAGGCCCCCACCGGCGCACAGCCCACCGACATCGCCGGCATCGAAGCCGCGGGCGCCGCCTGGTATCCGCTGCAGATGGCGCGTGAACTCGAAGACGCGATCCTGCAGATGCGCACCAACGAACTCGAGATCGGCACCTGGCTGATCAAGACCGAAGGCGACGCCGCCGGCGTGCTGGCAATGGACGCCACGCTGCTGGCGCACAAGGACCACTGGCTGGTGCGCGAAACCACCGGCCTGCTGCGCCGCACGCTCAGCCGCCTGGACGTGTCCTCGCGCAGCCTGTTCGCGCTGATCGAAGCCGGTTCGTGTTTTGCCGGCACCTTCCTGGAACTCGCGCTGGCCTGCGACCGCAGCTATCAGCTGGCGCTGCCGGATGACGAAGCGCGCACGCCCAGGATCACCGTCGCCGAGACCAACTTCGGCCTCTACCCGATGGTCACCGGCCAGAGCCGCCTGGGCCGCCGCTTCTACGACGAAGCCGAACCGATGGCCGCCGTGCGCGCCGCGATCGGCCAGCCGCTCGACGCCGACGCCGCCTTCGCGCTGGGCCTGGTCACCAGCAACCCCGACGACATCGACTGGGCCGACGAGACCCGCATCGTGATCGAGGAGCGCGTGGCGATGAGCCCCGACGCGCTGACCGGCATGGAAGCGAACCTGCGCTTCAATGGTCCCGAGAACATGTTCACGCGCGTGTTCGGCCGCCTGACGGCCTGGCAGAACTGGATCTTCCAGCGCCCGAACGCGGTCGGCGAAAAGGGCGCCCTCAAGGTCTACGGCAAGGGCGACAAGGCCGCCTTCGACTGGAACAGAGTTTGA
- a CDS encoding MaoC family dehydratase, protein MKFAEFQPGQQLEAGPYDVTETEVLQFATAWDPQWFHTNVEAAADGPFGGLIASGWHTCGIAMRLAADAFLRGSESYASPGLGHVKWPNPVRPGDRLTLRCTVLEARTSRSQPQLGILHWRWQLFNQAGAEVLDIDATSLFDLVRNAHPPV, encoded by the coding sequence ATGAAGTTCGCCGAATTCCAGCCCGGGCAACAGCTCGAAGCCGGCCCCTATGACGTCACCGAAACCGAGGTGCTGCAGTTCGCCACCGCCTGGGACCCGCAGTGGTTCCACACCAACGTCGAGGCCGCGGCTGACGGCCCGTTCGGCGGCCTGATCGCGAGCGGCTGGCACACCTGCGGCATCGCGATGCGGCTGGCCGCCGACGCCTTCCTGCGCGGTTCGGAGTCCTACGCCTCGCCCGGCCTGGGTCACGTCAAGTGGCCGAACCCGGTGCGCCCCGGCGACCGCCTGACGCTGCGCTGCACCGTGCTGGAGGCGCGCACCTCGCGCAGCCAGCCGCAGCTGGGCATCCTGCACTGGCGCTGGCAGCTGTTCAACCAGGCGGGCGCCGAGGTGCTCGACATCGACGCCACCAGCCTGTTCGACCTGGTCCGCAACGCCCATCCGCCGGTCTGA
- a CDS encoding enoyl-CoA hydratase-related protein, producing MSDRHDLQTLVLSQRQAGVVQLTMNRPAVFNAFDEAMIGELGAVFARLSDDASVRVIVLAGEGKHFSAGADLQWMQRASTASVEWNLEDARRFAGMLALIENCPKPTVARIQGAALGGGVGLACACDIAIAADNASFAVSEAKFGILPAVIGPYVTNAVGKRQARRLALTTTRIKAAEALAIGLVQQVVALDQLDAAVDATVAELLAGGPNAQREIKQLFAQLEVGPITAEVRELTAMTISRVRGTDEAREGFAAFLGKRPANWIPQ from the coding sequence ATGTCCGATCGACATGATCTGCAGACCCTGGTGCTGAGCCAGCGCCAGGCCGGCGTCGTCCAGCTGACGATGAACCGCCCGGCGGTGTTCAACGCCTTCGACGAGGCCATGATCGGCGAGCTGGGCGCCGTGTTCGCCCGCCTGTCCGACGACGCCTCGGTGCGCGTGATCGTGCTGGCCGGCGAGGGCAAACATTTCAGCGCCGGCGCCGACCTGCAGTGGATGCAGCGCGCCAGCACCGCCTCCGTCGAGTGGAACCTCGAGGACGCGCGCCGCTTCGCCGGCATGCTGGCGCTGATCGAGAACTGCCCCAAGCCGACCGTGGCACGCATCCAGGGCGCCGCGCTCGGTGGCGGCGTCGGCCTGGCCTGCGCCTGCGACATCGCGATCGCGGCCGACAACGCCAGCTTCGCGGTCAGCGAGGCCAAGTTCGGCATCCTGCCGGCCGTCATCGGGCCCTACGTGACCAACGCGGTCGGCAAGCGCCAGGCGCGGCGGCTGGCGCTGACGACCACCCGCATCAAGGCCGCCGAGGCGCTGGCGATCGGGCTGGTGCAGCAGGTGGTGGCGCTCGACCAACTCGACGCCGCGGTCGACGCCACCGTGGCCGAGCTGCTGGCCGGCGGCCCGAACGCGCAGCGTGAGATCAAGCAGCTGTTCGCACAACTCGAAGTCGGCCCGATCACCGCCGAGGTGCGCGAGCTGACGGCGATGACCATCAGCCGCGTGCGCGGCACCGACGAGGCCCGCGAGGGCTTCGCGGCCTTCCTGGGCAAGCGGCCCGCCAACTGGATTCCGCAATGA
- a CDS encoding 3-hydroxyacyl-CoA dehydrogenase: MSSLSLQGAPMLVIGAGIMGAGIAQVAAQSGHAVMLFDAREGAAAEAKGKLAQTLEALVAKGKLSADSVAQTLDRIEPIASLEAAASVRLVVEAIVERLDVKRALFKQLEAIVADDCVLATNTSSISVTAIANGLQRPQRLVGMHFFNPVALMKLVEVVSGLQTDAAVAEAIFELSKAWGKTPVHARSTPGFIVNRIARPYYAETLALLLEQAATPAVFDACLRAAGFRMGPCELMDLIGHDTNFSVTTSVYEANFFDKRFVPSLVQRELVDGGLLGRKSGRGFYRYPEGAGSLPVAVHEAPATAREISVHGEGAIADQLEQAATTALSAQGWGPARVRGSGWTGLAIDGARLVLTDGRCADELADALGTADVAVFDRPLLLPSPPGTALAFAVAGAASHAWRKQAPAWLAALGFAPMPVADAPGLVVARTIAMLINEAADAVQQGVCTPEGADAAMKLGVNYPAGPFEWLARWDARGVIGLLDALDAHYRGERYRASPWLGRRAALDRATSRHA; the protein is encoded by the coding sequence ATGAGTTCACTCTCTCTTCAAGGTGCGCCGATGCTGGTGATCGGCGCCGGCATCATGGGCGCCGGCATCGCTCAAGTTGCCGCGCAATCCGGCCACGCCGTGATGCTGTTCGACGCCCGCGAAGGCGCCGCCGCCGAGGCCAAGGGCAAGCTCGCGCAGACGCTGGAGGCGCTGGTCGCCAAGGGCAAGCTGAGCGCCGACAGCGTGGCGCAGACCCTCGATCGCATCGAGCCGATCGCCTCGCTCGAAGCCGCCGCCTCGGTGCGGCTGGTGGTCGAGGCCATCGTCGAGAGGCTCGACGTCAAGCGCGCGCTCTTCAAGCAGCTCGAAGCCATCGTGGCCGACGACTGCGTGCTCGCCACCAACACCTCGTCGATCTCGGTCACGGCCATCGCCAACGGCCTGCAGCGCCCGCAGCGGCTGGTCGGCATGCACTTCTTCAACCCGGTGGCGTTGATGAAGCTGGTCGAGGTGGTGTCGGGCCTGCAGACCGACGCGGCGGTGGCCGAGGCGATCTTCGAGCTGAGCAAAGCCTGGGGCAAGACGCCGGTGCACGCGCGCTCGACGCCGGGTTTCATCGTCAACCGCATCGCCCGGCCGTATTACGCCGAGACGCTGGCGCTGCTGCTGGAGCAGGCCGCCACGCCGGCGGTGTTCGACGCCTGCCTGCGCGCGGCGGGTTTCCGCATGGGGCCGTGCGAGCTGATGGACCTGATCGGCCACGACACCAACTTCTCGGTGACGACCTCGGTCTACGAGGCCAACTTCTTCGACAAGCGTTTCGTGCCCTCGCTGGTGCAGCGCGAGCTGGTCGACGGCGGCCTGCTCGGGCGCAAGAGCGGGCGGGGGTTCTACCGCTATCCCGAGGGCGCCGGCAGCCTGCCGGTGGCCGTGCACGAAGCGCCCGCCACGGCGCGCGAGATCAGCGTGCACGGCGAGGGCGCGATCGCCGATCAGCTCGAACAGGCGGCCACCACGGCCCTGTCGGCGCAAGGCTGGGGGCCGGCGCGGGTGCGCGGCAGCGGCTGGACGGGCCTTGCGATCGACGGCGCCCGCCTGGTGCTGACCGACGGCCGCTGCGCCGATGAACTCGCGGACGCGCTCGGCACGGCCGACGTCGCGGTGTTCGACCGGCCGCTGCTGCTGCCCTCGCCACCCGGCACGGCGCTGGCGTTTGCGGTGGCCGGTGCGGCCAGCCACGCCTGGCGCAAGCAGGCGCCGGCCTGGCTGGCCGCGCTCGGTTTTGCGCCGATGCCGGTGGCCGATGCGCCGGGGCTGGTGGTGGCGCGCACGATCGCGATGCTGATCAACGAAGCGGCCGACGCGGTGCAGCAAGGCGTCTGCACACCCGAAGGCGCCGACGCGGCGATGAAGCTGGGCGTCAACTACCCCGCCGGCCCGTTCGAGTGGCTGGCGCGCTGGGATGCGCGCGGCGTGATCGGCCTGCTCGACGCGCTCGATGCGCATTACCGTGGCGAGCGCTATCGCGCCAGCCCGTGGCTCGGCCGGCGCGCGGCGCTGGACCGCGCCACCAGCCGCCACGCTTGA